The following is a genomic window from Candidatus Schekmanbacteria bacterium.
TTTTTCTGTAAATTACAATATTGGATTTGATTTCAGTTTTTATGGAAATACATACAGCAATTTGTGGTTAAACAGTAATGGAACGATTACTTTTGATGATCAGAATGTCGTTGTTTGGAATGGTTCATTCCCGGCTGAACAGCCGATGGGTGTAAATGGGCCACAACCAAATGAGTCGATGAAAATGATTGCACCCTTATGGGATAATCTTTCAATCAGCCCTGATGCAAAAGAGGATGGTTCGGTTGATCCAAATACAGGAATATGGGCAAATCTAATAGGGACTCCAGGTTCAAGGAAACTTGTCATTACTTGGAATAATGTTTCTCATTTCAATGAAAGCGGTTATCCAACGGTTTTCTATGGTTCAGATACTTTTCAAGTGACTCTCACAGAGGGTAGCACTGATATATTATTCAGTTATCTGAATTTAGATGGTGTAACGGATCCAATTCATTCGGGAAGTTATTCCAATGGGAGTTATTCATTTCCAAATGATTTTAATGGGATTACAATTGGTGTAAATGCAGGAGACCTTCCGGGAAGCCAATATATCAGAGGAACTCAGTATCTTTATGGATTTGTTGATAACTCTCTTTTGCCTCAAAATGATTCCGTGCTTTTAACATATGACCCTGATTATTATGCTCCGGGAGTTGGAGAATATGTTATAGCAAATACAACACCTGTACCTGAGCCATCAACAATCATTTTGTTGGGTACTTCTCTTGTAGCGTTATATCTTATTCGCGTAAGGGATAATTAATTATTTTTTAGAAACCGTCTTGCCTCTTCTGCTCCAGCAAAATTTTGCGACAATTCAAGAGACCTTTGGAATGACTTTTTGGCACCTGCTTTATCACCAAGACGAAGTAAAGATTTCCCCAAATGAAAGTGTATCTCAGCGTTGTCAGGCATCAATGTAAGTGCCTTTTCAAATTGTTTTTTTGCTTCCTTTACCATTCCTCTTTTAAGGTATATCCACCCGAGAGTATCAACAACAGCAC
Proteins encoded in this region:
- a CDS encoding PEP-CTERM sorting domain-containing protein is translated as IIFSPLANATLIWESNLGQLVLQGPNNFPFSGGFSVNYNIGFDFSFYGNTYSNLWLNSNGTITFDDQNVVVWNGSFPAEQPMGVNGPQPNESMKMIAPLWDNLSISPDAKEDGSVDPNTGIWANLIGTPGSRKLVITWNNVSHFNESGYPTVFYGSDTFQVTLTEGSTDILFSYLNLDGVTDPIHSGSYSNGSYSFPNDFNGITIGVNAGDLPGSQYIRGTQYLYGFVDNSLLPQNDSVLLTYDPDYYAPGVGEYVIANTTPVPEPSTIILLGTSLVALYLIRVRDN